One genomic window of Bacillus mycoides includes the following:
- a CDS encoding SGNH/GDSL hydrolase family protein: MKIAFRKFVWYNYGQSIGAKRGFDMRSKLVKVILLITIASFCLFAYGFVSGVNDVLNPKASKLITKTGVVEKGKKKKGTLQIVSLGDSLTRGVGDKEGIGYIGRMKEDLQKDYKQKVALTNLAVSGAKMPDLLKQIESSGAQYSIKQADVIVLTIGGNDLFPGWESLGKIDLETYRPDTETFQNEAKKIIEEIRKLNTDSPIFWLGLYNPFEDVEDLRGSSNIVVDWNASLEKLALNDKNVYITPTFDLFQNRGKDLLYSDHFHPNEVGYTYMAERLVQNVVSKLKLEQGGIK; the protein is encoded by the coding sequence GTGAAAATCGCTTTTCGAAAATTCGTTTGGTATAATTATGGACAATCTATAGGGGCTAAAAGGGGTTTTGATATGAGATCAAAATTAGTAAAAGTAATTCTACTCATTACAATTGCATCTTTCTGTTTATTTGCATACGGTTTTGTTTCGGGTGTGAATGATGTATTAAATCCGAAAGCTTCAAAATTAATTACGAAGACTGGCGTAGTGGAAAAAGGGAAAAAGAAAAAGGGAACGTTACAAATAGTTAGTTTAGGTGATTCATTAACGCGCGGCGTTGGTGATAAAGAAGGAATTGGCTATATTGGACGAATGAAAGAAGATTTACAAAAAGATTATAAACAAAAAGTTGCACTAACCAATTTGGCAGTTAGTGGTGCGAAAATGCCCGATTTATTAAAACAAATTGAAAGCAGCGGAGCTCAATATTCAATTAAGCAAGCAGATGTAATTGTTTTAACAATTGGAGGAAATGATTTGTTCCCAGGATGGGAATCGCTCGGGAAAATAGATTTAGAGACGTATCGTCCTGATACGGAAACATTTCAAAATGAGGCAAAGAAAATTATAGAAGAAATTCGTAAATTAAATACAGATAGCCCTATTTTTTGGCTAGGTTTATACAATCCTTTTGAGGATGTAGAAGATTTAAGAGGTTCATCAAATATTGTTGTTGATTGGAATGCCTCTTTAGAGAAGTTAGCATTAAATGATAAAAATGTATATATTACACCGACATTTGATTTATTCCAAAATCGCGGAAAAGATTTACTATACTCCGATCATTTTCATCCGAATGAAGTCGGCTACACATATATGGCAGAGCGATTAGTCCAAAACGTCGTAAGTAAATTAAAACTAGAACAAGGAGGGATAAAATGA
- a CDS encoding bifunctional O-acetylhomoserine aminocarboxypropyltransferase/cysteine synthase — MGESWGKGTICVQGGYTPKNGEPRVLPLYQSTTYKYDTSDDLAALFNLEAEGYIYTRIGNPTLAAFEQKLSDLEGGVGAVATASGQAAIMLAVLNICSSGDHLLCSSTVYGGTFNLFGVSLRKLGIDVTFFNPNLTADEIAALANDKTKLVYAESLGNPAMNVLNFKELSAAAKELEVPFIVDNTLATPYLCQAFEYGANIIVHSTTKYIDGHASSLGGIVIDGGNFDWTNGKYPELVEPDPSYHGVSYVQNFGAAAYIVKARVQLLRDYGNCMSPFNAYISNIGLETLHLRMERHSENALEVAKWLANHDCIEWVNYPGLDSNENYSLAQKYLKKGASGVLTFGIKGGLEAAKEFIANVKLATLVTHVADARTCVIHPASTTHRQLSAENQRLAGVTSDLIRLSVGIEDVSDIIADLEAALVGGKQHADHN, encoded by the coding sequence ATGGGGGAATCATGGGGAAAGGGAACGATTTGTGTGCAAGGTGGCTATACGCCAAAAAATGGTGAACCGCGTGTTTTGCCACTTTATCAAAGTACAACGTATAAATACGATACGTCAGATGATTTAGCAGCACTATTTAATTTAGAGGCAGAAGGATATATATATACGCGTATTGGAAATCCTACTCTAGCTGCATTTGAGCAGAAGTTATCAGATTTAGAAGGCGGTGTAGGGGCTGTTGCAACAGCTTCTGGGCAGGCAGCTATTATGCTTGCGGTTTTAAATATTTGCAGTAGTGGAGACCATTTACTTTGTTCTTCAACTGTTTACGGAGGAACGTTTAATTTATTTGGAGTGAGTTTACGCAAGCTTGGCATTGATGTTACGTTCTTTAATCCTAATTTAACGGCAGATGAAATTGCGGCACTTGCTAATGATAAGACAAAACTTGTTTATGCAGAATCGTTAGGAAATCCAGCAATGAACGTTTTGAATTTCAAAGAACTTTCAGCGGCAGCAAAAGAATTAGAAGTACCTTTTATCGTTGATAATACATTGGCGACGCCTTATTTATGCCAGGCATTTGAATATGGGGCAAATATCATTGTCCATTCCACAACGAAATATATTGATGGCCATGCAAGTTCTTTAGGCGGCATTGTAATAGACGGAGGGAACTTCGATTGGACAAATGGAAAATACCCTGAGCTTGTTGAACCGGATCCGAGTTATCACGGTGTAAGCTATGTTCAAAATTTTGGAGCAGCAGCGTATATTGTGAAAGCACGCGTTCAGTTATTAAGAGACTACGGAAACTGTATGAGCCCATTCAATGCATATATTAGCAACATTGGTCTGGAAACATTGCATTTACGAATGGAGCGTCATAGTGAAAATGCTCTCGAAGTTGCTAAGTGGCTTGCTAATCATGATTGCATTGAATGGGTGAATTATCCAGGGTTAGATAGTAATGAAAATTACTCGTTAGCACAAAAGTATTTGAAAAAAGGTGCTAGTGGAGTTTTAACATTTGGTATTAAAGGCGGATTAGAAGCGGCAAAAGAATTTATCGCAAATGTAAAACTCGCAACTCTTGTAACGCATGTAGCTGATGCAAGAACTTGTGTAATACATCCTGCTAGTACGACGCATAGACAATTAAGCGCAGAAAATCAGCGTTTAGCTGGCGTTACATCTGATTTAATCCGTTTATCGGTCGGTATAGAAGATGTTTCTGATATTATTGCAGATTTAGAAGCAGCGCTAGTCGGAGGCAAACAACATGCCGATCATAATTGA
- the metA gene encoding homoserine O-acetyltransferase MetA, producing MPIIIDKDLPARKVLQKENIFVMTKERAATQDIRALKIAILNLMPTKQETEAQLLRLIGNTPLQLDVHLLHMESHLSRNVAQDHLTSFYKTFRDIENEKFDGLIITGAPVETLSFEEVDYWEELGRIMEYSKTNVTSTLHICWGAQAGLYYHYGVPKYPLAKKMFGVFEHEVREQHVKLLQGFDEVFFAPHSRHTEVRESDIEKVKELTLLANSEEAGVHLVIGQEGRQVFALGHSEYSCDTLKEEYERDRQKGLNIDVPKNYFKHNNPDEKPLVRWKSHGNLLFSNWLNYYVYQETPYIL from the coding sequence ATGCCGATCATAATTGATAAAGATTTACCAGCTCGCAAAGTATTGCAGAAGGAAAATATTTTTGTAATGACGAAGGAGCGAGCAGCAACACAAGATATACGTGCTTTGAAAATTGCTATATTAAATTTAATGCCTACAAAGCAAGAAACAGAGGCGCAATTACTTCGTTTAATTGGAAATACACCGCTGCAATTAGATGTTCATTTACTTCATATGGAATCGCATCTGTCTCGCAATGTAGCGCAGGACCATTTAACGAGCTTCTATAAAACATTCCGTGATATTGAGAATGAAAAATTTGATGGACTCATTATTACAGGAGCACCAGTTGAAACTCTTTCTTTTGAAGAAGTAGATTATTGGGAAGAGCTTGGACGTATTATGGAGTATTCAAAAACAAATGTAACATCTACGCTTCATATTTGCTGGGGGGCACAAGCTGGTTTGTATTATCACTATGGTGTGCCGAAGTATCCCCTTGCGAAAAAAATGTTTGGTGTATTTGAACATGAGGTTCGCGAGCAACATGTGAAATTGTTACAAGGGTTTGATGAAGTGTTTTTTGCTCCGCATTCTCGTCATACAGAAGTACGAGAGAGCGATATTGAAAAAGTGAAAGAATTAACGTTATTAGCCAATTCTGAAGAAGCGGGTGTTCATCTTGTTATTGGGCAAGAGGGAAGGCAAGTTTTCGCACTGGGACACAGTGAATATAGTTGTGATACGTTAAAGGAAGAATACGAACGGGACCGACAAAAAGGGTTAAATATTGATGTGCCAAAAAATTATTTTAAACATAATAATCCAGATGAGAAGCCACTTGTTAGGTGGAAGAGTCATGGGAATTTATTATTCTCTAATTGGCTGAATTATTACGTGTATCAAGAAACCCCTTATATATTGTAA
- a CDS encoding chloride channel protein, with translation MTNKKDMHYILVLYGLLLGSIVGATVWLFLVTINIGIHFIWGYLPTIFSSPPYYTICVTIIGGILVGLTQKYFGTYPRLMPEVMAEYKQTGRIEYSFVHKATLTAIIVLIFGASLGPEAALVGIIGGLCTWVGDRFKFALKGMNELTEVGIGATLSVIFNAPLFGYLAPNENEGEQINEFSKGKKAIVYLATTFAGFSIYLLLSKLDSRGSFIVDFGEGSLALNEWIAFLPLASIGAIVGFFYFKLEFALEKLIHPFREYKVSLGIIGGILLGVTGTFLPYTLFSGEHQLKDLVVEWSHLSFWVLLLSGILKLCITAVCLNTGWRGGHIFPIIFAGSSIGYAIASILPIDPISSVAIVTTAISSYALRKPIAITLLLLMFFPLNLLLPMLGAAAIGNAFPLPKHNETTN, from the coding sequence ATGACAAATAAAAAGGACATGCACTATATACTCGTCTTATATGGCCTTCTTTTGGGCTCTATAGTAGGAGCTACAGTCTGGTTATTTTTAGTTACAATAAATATCGGAATTCACTTTATTTGGGGATACTTACCTACTATTTTCTCTTCTCCTCCTTATTACACCATTTGTGTAACAATCATCGGTGGTATCCTCGTTGGTTTAACACAAAAATACTTCGGCACATACCCACGTCTTATGCCGGAAGTAATGGCTGAATATAAACAAACAGGTAGAATTGAATACAGTTTTGTACATAAAGCTACTTTAACTGCGATTATCGTTTTAATATTTGGAGCTAGTTTAGGACCAGAAGCTGCACTTGTTGGAATTATCGGTGGACTTTGTACATGGGTAGGAGATCGCTTTAAATTTGCTTTAAAGGGAATGAATGAACTAACAGAGGTTGGAATTGGTGCTACTTTAAGTGTCATTTTTAATGCACCATTATTTGGTTACTTAGCTCCGAATGAAAATGAGGGTGAACAAATTAACGAATTTTCTAAAGGAAAAAAAGCAATTGTATATTTAGCTACCACTTTTGCTGGTTTTTCCATTTACTTATTACTTAGTAAACTCGATAGTCGTGGATCCTTTATTGTTGATTTCGGAGAAGGGTCTCTTGCTCTTAATGAATGGATCGCCTTTCTACCACTTGCTAGCATTGGTGCTATAGTTGGTTTCTTTTATTTCAAATTAGAATTCGCATTAGAGAAATTAATCCACCCCTTCAGGGAATACAAAGTATCACTTGGAATTATCGGCGGTATTTTACTCGGGGTTACTGGAACTTTCCTCCCGTATACGTTATTTTCAGGGGAACATCAATTAAAAGATTTAGTCGTTGAATGGAGCCATTTATCCTTCTGGGTACTACTTCTTTCAGGAATTTTAAAATTATGTATTACTGCCGTTTGTTTAAATACGGGTTGGCGCGGTGGACATATTTTCCCCATTATATTTGCTGGATCAAGTATCGGATACGCTATAGCTTCTATTCTGCCTATAGATCCAATATCTTCCGTAGCCATCGTCACGACAGCTATTTCAAGCTATGCATTAAGAAAACCAATAGCTATAACATTACTATTACTCATGTTTTTCCCGCTCAATTTATTATTACCGATGCTCGGGGCTGCGGCAATTGGCAATGCATTTCCGCTTCCTAAACATAACGAAACTACAAATTAA
- a CDS encoding uracil-DNA glycosylase: MENILQNDWGPLLGPEFEKEYYQALANFLKEEYEEHVIYPKKEDIFNALQYTSYENTKVVILGQDPYHGPNQAHGLSFSVQPGIKTPPSLLNMYKELRDEYGYEIPNNGYLVKWAEQGVLLLNAVLTVRQAEANSHKGKGWEHFTDRVIELLNKREKPVIFILWGRHAQAKKKLITNTHHYIIESVHPSPLSARRGFFGSKPYSKVNEILSNMDEKEIDWQIPNI; encoded by the coding sequence ATGGAAAACATTTTGCAGAATGATTGGGGACCATTACTGGGGCCGGAATTTGAGAAAGAATACTATCAAGCTTTAGCTAACTTTTTAAAAGAAGAGTATGAGGAGCATGTGATTTATCCAAAGAAAGAAGATATTTTTAACGCTCTTCAGTATACAAGTTATGAAAATACAAAGGTCGTTATTTTAGGACAAGACCCATATCATGGACCGAATCAAGCGCATGGCCTAAGCTTTTCTGTACAACCTGGCATTAAAACGCCGCCGTCATTGTTAAATATGTATAAAGAACTTCGAGATGAATATGGTTATGAAATTCCGAATAACGGTTATTTAGTAAAATGGGCGGAGCAAGGAGTTTTATTATTAAACGCGGTATTGACGGTTCGTCAAGCTGAAGCAAATTCTCATAAAGGAAAAGGATGGGAGCATTTCACAGATCGCGTAATCGAGTTATTAAATAAACGTGAAAAACCAGTTATTTTCATATTGTGGGGACGTCATGCACAGGCGAAGAAGAAGTTAATTACGAATACACATCACTATATTATCGAGTCCGTACATCCAAGTCCATTATCAGCAAGACGTGGCTTCTTTGGAAGTAAGCCGTACTCTAAAGTAAATGAGATTTTATCTAACATGGATGAAAAAGAAATCGATTGGCAAATTCCGAATATATAA
- a CDS encoding YczE/YyaS/YitT family protein yields MLRFKLEYIFFIGGLLILAIGINMMTTITSFGLSPYDSFFIALYQNFGISIGFWIFMINFVFTLIVLFWDKKQITIGTIVTMILISLFVDWVGSITTIMDAIRSLPKYITLICGNLFVGAGIGLYVSTNLCAAPQEAFVLTVAEKKKWTFRRTEISLAFLFLTLSFLLDGPIYFGTIILSFTTGWIIQAFIQVGTQILNRKNPIKQAA; encoded by the coding sequence ATGCTTCGATTCAAACTAGAATATATATTTTTCATTGGCGGTTTACTCATTCTCGCCATCGGTATTAATATGATGACGACAATTACTTCCTTTGGACTTAGCCCTTATGATTCCTTCTTTATTGCACTATATCAAAATTTTGGGATAAGTATTGGTTTTTGGATTTTCATGATTAACTTTGTTTTTACCCTGATCGTACTCTTTTGGGACAAAAAACAAATTACAATCGGCACAATTGTAACGATGATTCTTATTTCCCTTTTTGTTGATTGGGTTGGTTCTATCACGACTATTATGGACGCTATCCGCTCTCTTCCAAAATATATAACACTTATTTGCGGAAATCTATTCGTCGGAGCCGGAATTGGTCTTTACGTCTCTACAAACCTTTGCGCAGCACCTCAAGAGGCTTTTGTTTTAACTGTTGCCGAGAAAAAGAAATGGACATTTAGAAGAACAGAAATTTCATTAGCTTTTTTATTTTTAACATTAAGCTTCTTATTAGATGGGCCAATCTATTTTGGAACAATTATCTTATCCTTTACAACAGGTTGGATTATTCAAGCTTTTATTCAAGTTGGTACGCAGATTTTAAATAGAAAAAACCCTATTAAGCAAGCCGCTTAA
- a CDS encoding ABC transporter permease, giving the protein MREFANLVLNESEKIYRKKRIVVVMLILAILIPLFVYAQYREIETTQKRLGTTDWKVSLQQQIVDSQNRLNNSRLPEEWRDWLKVRVEQQQYYLDHDINPTAPGAPTFVRAFIEQGITLFIPLLVMIVAIDIVSGERSDGTMKMLLTRPIRRWKILLSKYVTMLFFISLILLLVGVFAYALSGIVFGYSGWNLPVLTGFVIDKETLNTNFVHLIPQWQYILMAYGLAWFVAIVVGTISFMVSVLIRNTPAGMGVMLAALIAGGILSSFATSWEGAKYIFSVNLSLTDYLSGKLPALQGLSMGFSLMNLTVWAVVSLIISFVVFTRQDMVN; this is encoded by the coding sequence ATGCGTGAATTTGCGAATCTAGTTTTAAATGAATCAGAAAAGATTTATCGTAAGAAACGGATTGTTGTTGTCATGCTTATTTTAGCAATCTTGATTCCGCTTTTTGTGTATGCTCAGTATCGTGAAATAGAAACAACGCAAAAAAGGCTTGGTACGACCGATTGGAAAGTATCATTACAGCAACAAATTGTTGATTCCCAAAACCGCTTGAACAATTCTAGATTGCCAGAAGAATGGCGTGATTGGCTAAAAGTAAGAGTGGAACAGCAACAATATTATTTAGATCATGATATTAATCCGACTGCGCCAGGGGCACCAACATTTGTGAGGGCGTTTATTGAACAAGGAATAACGTTATTTATTCCATTGCTCGTTATGATTGTTGCCATTGATATTGTTTCAGGAGAACGAAGCGATGGTACGATGAAAATGCTTCTGACGAGGCCAATTCGGCGCTGGAAAATACTCCTTAGTAAATATGTGACGATGTTATTTTTCATTTCGCTGATATTGCTTCTTGTCGGTGTGTTTGCTTACGCATTATCAGGGATTGTATTTGGATACTCTGGATGGAACTTACCTGTTTTAACAGGATTCGTCATTGATAAGGAGACATTGAATACGAACTTTGTCCATCTTATTCCGCAGTGGCAATACATTTTAATGGCGTACGGATTAGCTTGGTTTGTTGCCATTGTGGTTGGAACTATATCATTTATGGTTTCTGTTTTAATTCGAAATACACCAGCTGGAATGGGCGTTATGTTAGCTGCGTTAATCGCAGGGGGCATTTTAAGTTCGTTCGCAACGTCTTGGGAAGGTGCGAAATACATTTTTAGTGTCAACTTATCGTTAACGGATTATTTATCAGGAAAACTGCCTGCATTGCAAGGATTATCAATGGGATTTTCTTTAATGAATTTAACGGTTTGGGCAGTAGTATCTCTTATCATTTCATTTGTAGTATTTACAAGGCAGGATATGGTGAATTAA
- a CDS encoding ABC transporter ATP-binding protein, with translation MTMILSVRDVKKVIGKKTLVEDISFDVKQGEVFGFLGPNGAGKTTTIRMLVGLIKATEGTISIGGYSIKENFREAMRQIGSIVENPELYTYLTGWENLKQFARMLGDISDERIIEIAKMVHLDERIHDKVKTYSLGMKQRLGIAQALLGNPKLLILDEPTNGLDPAGIRELREFIHKLVKEENMSVFISSHLLSEVQMICDRVAIIHKGKMITVAPIEELIKTASDRVEWVVTPVSKAKDMLDAAEEVEEVSIEDERLLCRMDVASISVWNKHFVENEIDVHSVKELVFTLEDLFIELTRGEQHA, from the coding sequence ATGACGATGATACTTTCCGTACGAGACGTGAAGAAGGTAATTGGAAAGAAGACACTTGTAGAAGACATTTCATTTGATGTAAAACAAGGAGAAGTGTTTGGCTTTTTAGGACCGAACGGAGCCGGGAAAACGACAACAATTCGAATGTTAGTCGGACTGATTAAAGCGACAGAAGGCACTATTTCGATTGGTGGTTATTCTATTAAGGAAAATTTCAGAGAAGCGATGCGTCAAATTGGAAGTATCGTTGAAAACCCAGAGCTTTATACATATTTAACAGGATGGGAAAACTTAAAGCAATTTGCGCGCATGCTTGGTGATATATCAGATGAACGTATTATTGAAATTGCAAAAATGGTTCATTTAGATGAGCGTATTCACGATAAGGTAAAAACATATTCCCTTGGTATGAAGCAGCGCCTTGGAATTGCACAGGCGCTACTTGGAAATCCGAAATTGCTCATATTAGATGAACCGACGAATGGTTTAGATCCAGCTGGGATTAGAGAACTTAGGGAATTTATACATAAGCTTGTAAAAGAAGAAAATATGAGTGTATTTATTTCGAGTCACTTGTTAAGTGAAGTGCAAATGATATGTGACCGTGTGGCTATTATTCATAAAGGAAAAATGATAACAGTTGCACCTATTGAAGAGTTGATCAAAACAGCGAGTGATCGTGTGGAATGGGTCGTTACACCGGTTTCCAAAGCGAAAGACATGTTAGACGCTGCTGAAGAGGTAGAGGAAGTTAGTATAGAAGATGAGCGTTTACTATGTCGTATGGATGTTGCGTCTATTAGTGTTTGGAATAAGCACTTTGTAGAAAACGAGATAGATGTACATAGCGTCAAAGAGCTTGTATTTACGCTAGAAGATTTATTTATTGAACTCACAAGGGGTGAGCAACATGCGTGA
- a CDS encoding DUF3817 domain-containing protein, translating into MLSTPIGRLRAIGLVEGISFLLLLFVAMPLKYFAGFATAVKITGMAHGVLFVLFIFAVIQVTIVHRKTILWALGALVASVIPFGTFVLDAKLKNEQ; encoded by the coding sequence ATGTTATCTACACCGATCGGACGATTAAGAGCAATCGGCTTAGTTGAGGGTATTTCTTTCCTATTACTATTATTTGTAGCAATGCCGTTAAAATATTTTGCAGGGTTTGCAACAGCTGTTAAAATTACAGGTATGGCTCATGGCGTTTTATTCGTACTATTCATCTTTGCGGTAATTCAAGTAACAATCGTACACCGTAAAACAATTTTATGGGCACTTGGTGCACTTGTTGCATCAGTTATCCCATTTGGTACGTTTGTACTAGATGCAAAACTAAAAAATGAACAGTAA
- a CDS encoding homoserine dehydrogenase, translating into MKEIQVGLLGLGTVGSGVVRIITDHQERLIHQVGCPVKVTKVLVQNIEKEREVEVPSTLLTQDVNEILDNPNIDVVIEVMGGIDDAKAYILQALKGGKHVVTANKDLMALHGAELLAVAKDNKADLFYEASVAGGIPILRSIVEGLSSDLITKVMGIVNGTTNFILTKMSDEGRAYNDVLKEAQQLGFAEADPTSDVEGLDAARKMTILATLGFSTNVELGDVKVKGITSITAEDIEYSKSLGYTIKLIGLAKRDGEKLEVTVEPTLLPNAHPLAAVQNEYNAVYVYGEAVGETMFYGPGAGSLPTATAVVSDLVAVMQNIRLGVNGNSAVSPQYKKVLKESDEIIVKKFLRLHVKDEIGVFAKITSLFSERGVSFEKIIQMPLEEKGKAEIVIVTHRASLADYEYILHTLQSYEEIDCVKANYRIEGDAK; encoded by the coding sequence ATGAAAGAAATTCAAGTTGGGTTATTAGGTCTTGGGACAGTTGGTAGTGGTGTAGTTCGTATTATTACAGATCATCAAGAACGACTTATACACCAAGTAGGTTGTCCAGTGAAAGTAACGAAAGTGTTGGTGCAAAATATTGAGAAAGAGAGAGAGGTAGAGGTACCTTCTACTCTATTAACACAAGATGTGAATGAAATTTTAGATAATCCTAATATTGATGTTGTCATCGAAGTAATGGGCGGCATTGATGATGCGAAAGCATATATTTTACAAGCTCTAAAAGGCGGGAAGCACGTTGTGACTGCAAATAAAGATTTAATGGCGTTACACGGAGCGGAACTCTTAGCGGTAGCAAAAGATAACAAGGCTGATTTATTTTACGAAGCAAGTGTAGCTGGAGGGATTCCAATTTTACGAAGCATCGTAGAAGGACTTTCTTCAGATCTTATTACGAAAGTAATGGGAATTGTAAATGGAACGACAAATTTTATTTTGACGAAAATGTCAGACGAAGGGAGAGCATATAACGACGTGTTAAAAGAGGCTCAGCAGCTTGGATTTGCAGAAGCAGATCCAACATCAGACGTAGAAGGTTTAGATGCGGCAAGAAAAATGACGATTTTGGCTACTCTCGGTTTCTCTACAAATGTAGAGCTTGGAGATGTGAAGGTAAAAGGAATTACTTCTATTACAGCAGAAGATATTGAATATAGTAAGAGCTTAGGCTATACAATTAAATTAATTGGTCTTGCAAAGCGAGATGGCGAGAAATTAGAGGTTACAGTTGAGCCAACTTTACTTCCAAATGCACACCCTCTTGCGGCAGTGCAAAATGAATATAATGCTGTCTATGTGTATGGTGAAGCGGTAGGAGAAACGATGTTTTATGGTCCGGGAGCAGGAAGCTTACCGACAGCGACAGCTGTTGTTTCTGACCTAGTTGCTGTAATGCAAAATATTAGGCTAGGTGTAAACGGAAATAGTGCGGTATCCCCGCAGTATAAAAAGGTACTAAAAGAGTCAGATGAAATTATTGTGAAAAAGTTTTTAAGACTTCATGTGAAAGACGAAATTGGTGTATTTGCAAAAATTACATCATTGTTCTCTGAGCGCGGTGTTAGTTTTGAAAAGATTATTCAAATGCCACTTGAAGAGAAAGGGAAAGCAGAAATCGTAATTGTAACGCATCGTGCTTCTCTTGCGGATTATGAGTACATTCTACATACATTGCAATCGTATGAAGAAATAGATTGTGTGAAAGCAAACTATCGAATTGAAGGAGATGCTAAGTAG
- a CDS encoding LacI family DNA-binding transcriptional regulator, which translates to MTNIRKIAELAGVSVSTVSRVLNNHPYVNEQKRKEILAIIEELNYTQNVNAIHLVKGKTNVIGVLLPHVNDQYYSAIIGGISKETAKNNYNMMLCQTNYSEEKELEILHMLKMKKLDGVIICSRTNSKEKLEEYTKFGPIVMCEEIDSNFISSVHIDYYKVFLRGMKSLIDAGHTRIGYCIGRSNSINSQRRKKAYEDSLQQIVVTPLDAWKFKGCFTVEDGRNVVREWASMSVKPTAFLVSCNHIAAGMVTEAKKQGIRIPEDITIIGCDDQEVADILGITTISHSSKNVGVKAFELLYEKINDEEIDVKHVELLPNLVDRETT; encoded by the coding sequence ATGACTAACATAAGAAAGATTGCTGAACTTGCTGGGGTATCTGTTTCAACTGTTTCACGTGTACTCAATAATCATCCGTATGTGAATGAACAGAAACGAAAAGAGATTTTAGCGATTATTGAAGAATTAAATTATACGCAAAATGTGAATGCTATTCATTTAGTGAAAGGAAAAACGAATGTAATTGGCGTTTTATTGCCGCACGTAAATGATCAATATTACAGTGCCATTATTGGGGGGATATCAAAGGAAACCGCAAAGAACAATTATAATATGATGCTTTGCCAGACAAATTATAGCGAAGAAAAAGAGCTTGAAATTTTACATATGTTAAAAATGAAAAAGCTTGATGGAGTAATTATATGTTCACGGACAAATAGTAAGGAAAAACTTGAAGAGTATACGAAGTTTGGTCCAATTGTGATGTGTGAAGAAATAGATTCGAATTTCATTTCGAGTGTACATATTGATTACTACAAAGTATTTTTGCGCGGGATGAAAAGCTTAATAGATGCTGGTCATACACGTATCGGATATTGCATTGGAAGAAGTAATAGTATTAATAGCCAGAGGCGAAAAAAGGCGTATGAGGATTCACTTCAACAGATTGTTGTAACACCGTTAGATGCCTGGAAGTTTAAAGGCTGTTTTACGGTGGAAGATGGGCGCAATGTAGTCAGGGAATGGGCTAGTATGTCTGTAAAACCGACGGCGTTTCTTGTATCTTGCAATCATATTGCTGCAGGAATGGTAACGGAGGCGAAAAAACAAGGAATTCGTATCCCAGAGGATATTACGATTATCGGATGTGATGATCAAGAGGTAGCAGATATATTAGGTATTACGACGATTTCTCATTCTAGTAAAAATGTTGGTGTAAAGGCATTTGAATTATTATATGAAAAGATTAATGATGAGGAAATAGATGTGAAACATGTAGAGTTATTACCAAATTTGGTAGATAGGGAAACGACATAA